One Pseudomonas sp. MM213 genomic window, AGACGCTTCCAGAGTTTGCCGAAATGCTGAATCAATTCGGGGTTTTCTACGTCACCCAAACCTTTGCGCGCGACGATAACGATATCCCAGCCGACCAGTGAATCCTGGTTCAGACGGAACGATTCGCGCATCAGACGTTTGAGGCGATTGCGCTCGACGGAGAGCTTTACGCTCTTTTTCCCGATAACCAGCCCTAGACGGGGGTGATCTAGATCGTTGTTGCGCGCAAGGAGCAGGAGATTTTTCCCCGGAACCTTGCCGGTAGGGGAGTCAAAGACTGCCTTGAAATGCCG contains:
- the rnpA gene encoding ribonuclease P protein component, with amino-acid sequence MSQDFSREKRLLTPRHFKAVFDSPTGKVPGKNLLLLARNNDLDHPRLGLVIGKKSVKLSVERNRLKRLMRESFRLNQDSLVGWDIVIVARKGLGDVENPELIQHFGKLWKRLARSTPVPAVKTETVGVDSPDA